The following coding sequences are from one Streptomyces venezuelae window:
- a CDS encoding MerR family transcriptional regulator: protein MPADDEPRSDDLWSIGQLAERAGVTVKTVRFYSDRGLLPEAARSGGGHRRYGPDALDRLRLIRSLRTLDLPVPDVRRVLDEEGQDDVLEDVIAGQLKEVGSRLAALRWREAALQLLADRTTPQERAERLRLVGAVSTPPGTAALARFWRCWLPARLPSRVVAAVVDRAVPIPPDTPAPAQVLAFARLQDFVTSPCFVAGPRAGTDYGQPEVHASGKGYRPAVLYEGLPEAFELAAPDVRAGRAPREGEALDCFVAVHAAALNRRDTPDFRRTLHRMLAAEPRIDRYWQLAAEVVTPPAGTAQPTPGSTDNWLRAALGATAPQ, encoded by the coding sequence ATGCCCGCCGATGACGAACCGCGGTCCGATGACCTCTGGAGCATCGGACAGCTCGCCGAACGCGCCGGCGTCACCGTCAAGACCGTCCGCTTCTACTCCGACCGCGGCCTGCTCCCCGAAGCCGCCCGCAGCGGAGGCGGCCACCGCCGCTACGGTCCCGACGCCCTCGACCGGCTCCGCCTCATCCGCTCCCTGCGCACGCTCGACCTCCCCGTCCCCGACGTGCGCCGCGTCCTGGACGAGGAGGGCCAGGACGACGTGCTGGAGGACGTCATCGCCGGGCAGCTGAAGGAGGTCGGCTCGCGGCTCGCCGCGCTGCGCTGGCGCGAGGCGGCGCTGCAGCTCCTCGCCGACCGCACGACGCCCCAGGAACGCGCCGAACGACTGCGGCTGGTGGGAGCCGTGTCCACCCCGCCCGGGACCGCCGCGCTCGCCCGGTTCTGGCGGTGCTGGCTGCCCGCGCGGCTGCCGTCCAGGGTGGTCGCGGCCGTCGTCGACCGGGCCGTCCCCATACCGCCCGACACCCCGGCCCCCGCCCAGGTCCTCGCCTTCGCCCGGCTCCAGGACTTCGTCACCTCGCCCTGCTTCGTCGCGGGGCCGCGCGCGGGAACGGACTACGGACAGCCCGAAGTGCACGCGTCCGGCAAGGGATACCGCCCCGCCGTGCTCTACGAAGGACTCCCCGAGGCGTTCGAACTGGCCGCGCCGGACGTACGCGCGGGCCGCGCCCCGCGCGAGGGCGAGGCCCTGGACTGCTTCGTCGCCGTCCACGCCGCCGCGCTCAACCGACGCGACACCCCGGACTTCCGCCGCACCCTGCACCGGATGCTGGCGGCCGAGCCCCGCATCGACCGCTACTGGCAGCTGGCGGCCGAAGTGGTGACCCCGCCCGCCGGGACCGCGCAGCCGACGCCGGGCAGCACCGACAACTGGCTGCGGGCGGCCCTGGGTGCGACCGCCCCGCAATGA